The proteins below are encoded in one region of Belonocnema kinseyi isolate 2016_QV_RU_SX_M_011 chromosome 5, B_treatae_v1, whole genome shotgun sequence:
- the LOC117173687 gene encoding uncharacterized protein LOC117173687, translating to MPSITLNQKLSKIPENISLADPEFHRPADVDILIGAEFYYELLGTGKIRFPGQSAILQETDLDWIVAGRYTQPRTAPISPMQASCNLIKFQDLPILWELEPENPNKIRSREEKECESHYVKNTTRDDSNRNVVKLHFNNKKDSLDDSRNTAFQRFYALERKFEKNPSFKSQYTECMQGYLTENHMSLIPSHLVSNKGYFLPHHAVVKESSITTKTRVVFDGSAKTSTGISLNDTLMVGPTIQEDLFSILARFRTFLYAMTAGIQQMYRQIRVAQDNSLFQKILWRPDPSEPIKIYSLNRVTFGTACAPFLAIRTLHKLADDERESYPIASAILKRDFYVDDLLTGAHTLQEALELRNNLSTLLNKGSFNLRKWASNHPLYAMICRMKPQLRTDPSTRQKQ from the coding sequence ATGCCGTCCATTACACTTAATCAAAAGCTATCTAAGATTCCTGAAAACATCTCGTTAGCTGATCCTGAATTTCACCGACCTGCAGACGTAGATATTTTAATAGGGGCTGAATTTTATTACGAGCTTTTAGGGACAGGAAAAATTCGTTTCCCAGGTCAATCAGCCATTTTGCAAGAAACCGATTTAGATTGGATTGTCGCCGGACGTTACACCCAACCTCGTACTGCCCCGATAAGTCCGATGCAAGCTTCTTGCAATCTTATCAAATTTCAAGATTTACCGATTTTGTGGGAACTAGAACCagaaaatccaaataaaattcGTTCTCGGGAAGAAAAGGAGTGTGAATCGCATTATGTGAAAAATACTACGCGGGACGATAGTAACCGCAACGTAGTCAAACTGCACTTTAATAATAAGAAAGATTCGCTTGATGATTCTCGCAATACAGCTTTTCAAAGATTCTATGCGCTAGAACGTAAATTCGAGAAAAACCCTTCTTTTAAATCTCAATACACAGAATGCATGCAAGGCTATCTCACTGAAAATCATATGTCATTAATTCCCAGTCACTTAGTTTCAAATAAGGGCTATTTTCTCCCGCATCACGCTGTAGTGAAGGAAAGTAGCATTACTACAAAAACTAGAGTCGTATTTGACGGATCTGCCAAAACTTCGACTGGTATCTCTTTAAACGATACTCTCATGGTTGGTCCTACTATACAAGAGGATCTGTTTTCCATTCTTGCTCgatttagaacatttttgtaTGCCATGACAGCAGGCATACAACAAATGTACAGGCAAATTCGTGTAGCGCAAGACAACAgtctttttcagaaaatcttgTGGCGGCCAGACCCTTCCGAACCTATCAAAATTTATTCATTGAATAGGGTTACCTTCGGAACCGCTTGCGCACCATTTCTTGCAATTCGCACACTACACAAACTCGCGGATGACGAACGCGAATCGTATCCCATTGCATCGGCTATTCTCAAACGCGACTTCTATGTGGATGACCTCTTAACAGGCGCGCATACACTTCAAGAGGCTCTTGAACTTCGAAACAATTTAAGTACTCTTTTAAATAAAGGCAGTTTCAATCTGCGAAAATGGGCATCAAATCATCCACTTTATGCAATGATTTGTCGGATGAAACCTCAATTACGTACCGATCCCTCGACCCGacagaaacaataa